One region of Salvia miltiorrhiza cultivar Shanhuang (shh) chromosome 3, IMPLAD_Smil_shh, whole genome shotgun sequence genomic DNA includes:
- the LOC131018434 gene encoding uncharacterized protein LOC131018434, with protein MNEYGRYFLINYGGGFNGYEYIDDSSKTDDQYTYEPQFVENAGNVDEDYVPSSEAETDTSTSEDLSEPENVRRAGIEYAGWQNLQIDDDDDEQGNEFSVTKSDSRRIYFKCKHSDTCPFKLHASSQDGAIWGVYKFTNEHSCDGELGRVARIKAPAKVIAAYLAQKIHDDCEILKPKAIQLELRHEFGVQIKYDVALRARNRATEMVYGRHDQSFEMLPKYLYMLRQSNPVTKDGNESLFPLAYGVGLKENDESWTYFMSRIRRVYGQANPLLIVSDQHISIANAIRNELPNATHGLCYYHLQNNLKHYGKAVVEVYRQAAFAYEKSDFTRAMNALKVMKRAAYDKLMGIGQEKWARSMCPMPVRRYSFMTSNAAEAFNSRLLWARRLPICSMLEAIRIVIEKWFSERLRAAQQIEQGLTAEAGKRVAIEVQKSRRYTAQRLSGMKYKVQTADRSFKVDLEKKKCECRVFQLDQLPCSHSIAAISETGDTIAEYVDSYYTNEFLIDTYSREVNNLPSRRQWLVPEHIAEQVVLPLIVKGQSGRPKEGRHRGGGEGSSTQADESSSIRRRKPKKCSICHEEGHSKRTCAGRATEPRE; from the exons atgaatgaatatgggagatactttTTGATTAATTATGGAGGTGGcttcaatggttatgagtacatcgACGACTCTTCAAAGA CTGATGATCAATATACGTACGAGCCTCAGTTTGTGGAGAATGCTGGTAATGTAGATGAAGATTATGTTCCATCGTCTGAAGCCGAGACTGATACAAGCACCTCTGAAGACTTGTCGGAGCCAGAGAACGTGAGAAGGGCGGGGATTGAATATGCAGGTTGGCAGAATTTGCAgatcgatgacgatgatgacgaacag gGCAATGAATTTTCTGTCACCAAATCAGACAGCAGACGAATTTACTTCAAATGCAAGCATTCAGATACGTGCCCCTTCAAGCTCCATGCATCGTCACAAGATGGAGCCATTTGGGGAGTGTATAAGTTCACCAATGAGCACTCATGCGACGGTGAGCTAGGGCGCGTAGCGCGAATAAAGGCCCCCGCAAAAGTCATCGCAGCATATTTAGCACAGAAAATACACGACGACTGCGAGATCTTGAAGCCGAAGGCCATCCAGCTGGAGCTGAGACATGAGTTTGGCGTACAGATCAAGTACGATGTTGCATTGCGAGCCCGTAATCGAGCGACTGAGATGGTTTATGGTCGACATGATCAGTCCTTCGAGATGCTGCCCAAGTACTTATACATGTTGAGACAATCCAATCCCG tGACGAAGGACGGCAACGAGAGTTTGTTCCCACTCGCGTATGGTGTTGGCCTGAAAGAGAACGATGAATCGTGGACTTATTTCATGTCACGCATTCGACGTGTTTATGGCCAAGCCAATCCACTTTTGATTGTCTCTGATCAACATATCTCCATTGCCAATGCTATCAGGAATGAGTTACCAAATGCCACCCACGGCCTATGCTACTACCATTTGCAAAATAACCTGAAGCATTACGGTAAGGCAGTGGTCGAGGTGTATCGACAAGCTGCATTTGCGTACGAGAAGTCCGACTTCACTAGGgctatgaacgccctgaagGTTATGAAGAGAGCCGCGTACGATAAACTAATGGGGATTGGGCAGGAAAAGTGGGCTCGTTCGATGTGTCCTATGCCTGTGCGACGCTACAGTTTTATGACATCAAATGCTGCTGAAGCTTTTAATTCCAGATTGTTGTGGGCAAGAAGACTTCCTATCTGCTCGATGTTAGAGGCAATCAGAATTGTTATTGAGAAATGGTTCAGCGAGCGACTAAGGGCTGCACAACAAATCGAGCAAGGCTTGACTGCTGAGGCCGGTAAAAGGGTAGCTATTGAAGTCCAAAAAAGTCGTCGATACACTGCACAAAGGTTGAGTGGCATGAAGTATAAGGTGCAAACTGCTGACAGAAGCTTTAAGGTGGATCTGGAGAAGAAAAAATGCGAATGTCGAGTATTCCAGCTAGACCAACTGCCCTGTTCTCATTCAATCGCTGCAATAAG tGAGACCGGTGATACGATCGCGGAGTATGTAGACTCGTACTACACGAACGAATTTCTTATCGATACTTACTCTCGCGAAGTTAATAATCTCCCGTCGAGACGCCAGTGGTTGGTTCCCGAGCACATCGCTGAGCAGGTTGTATTACCTCTGATTGTAAAAGGTCAATCGGGGCGCCCAAAAGAAGGTAGACATCGAGGTGGTGGTGAAGGCAGCAGCACACAAGCAGATGAGTCTTCTAGTATCAGGCGTCGTAAACCAAAGAAGTGCAGCATCTGCCATGAAGAAGGACACAGCAAGAGAACGTGCGCTGGCAGGGCGACTGAGCCCAGGGAGTAG